The window CATCAGTACAGGTTTGACCTGTGTCTCCCCATGGCTCTGTGATTAAAGAGGcagttgggctgcagtttgccatgttatgattggagcatattgttttatgctaaatgcagtacctgtgagggtttctggatcaatatctgtcattgttttgtgttgttcattgatttccaataataaatatatacatacatttgcataaagcagcatatttgtccactcccatgttgataagagtattaaatacttgacaaatctccctttaagatacgtttgaacgattaatcaagattaaatatttgaatggattgacagccctagttatttcATGTTATTTCATGTTGCACACTTTTTCTTGCTCTAAAATAGCTACAATAGTTTTGTCCTTCCCAACAGTATCTGGGCTAAATGTGCAGAGGTGTTGTGCTAGAATAAATTATGAgataaaattttttttttaattgaatcttcactacaaagagatgaaatGCTTTGCATTCTGCTCCAGTTAAAAACACTGGGATGAAACTTATGTAAGAAACCTTTTAAAGATAGTTTGCTACTAAAATATTTAGCATCACATATTTAAAACCAACTTGTGTAAATCTGTGCCAGTAGGGAGCACAGCTTGACAAAACAGCCTGTTAGCTTTCACTGTGATGGAAAACTTCCTGAGAACAgcgacagtgtgtgtgtgtgtgtgtgtgtgtgtgtgtgtgtgtgtgtgtgtgtgtgtgtgtgtgtgtgtgtgtgtgtgtgtaaagtacGTACTCTTTGCGTCTCTTGCCGTGGAAGAAGCTGGCCCACTCGAAGCAGGTCTTCTTACTGCCCACCCAGAACACAGAGGGGATCCCTACGATCAGCATCATCACGTACTTGATCAGGAACAAGGCCAGGTCAGGACGACTGGTACGCTCCACCTGAAGGGAACGGACACAGAAGATGTGGTTGTTGTTTGGGATGTATAgatttgtgtgtatgtagatCGATcactgtgagtgagtgtgtttggTAGAGTTAGGCGGaggtagagagacagaacaAGAGAGAGTCTGCAGCTAATAcacccacatactgtatgacctGAGggccagagagtgtgtgtgagtgagtgtgtttaGAGGAGGACTGACTTACAGTGGGTTGCATGGAAACGACAGCCTCCTTCCAAACCCACATTTTACAGAAAGCGTTGCTAATGTCAAAGTTACAATTTGATACATTTTACCCagaaatatacaaaacacacacacatacactgatcaTCAGtaacattaggtcagcacgggcaccctgaccagtccccatacacaacaaactgctcctcactgtgtgttctgactcctttctatcagaaccagcattaactctttcagcagtttgagctccagtagctcttctattggatcagacaacacgggccagccttcactccccacgtgcatcaatgagcctcgggtctgaccctgtcgccggttcaccagtTCTCCTTCcctggaccacttttggtaggtcctgaccactgcagaccgggaacatcccacaagagctgcagttgtggagatgctctgacccggtcgtctagacAGCACTATGTGGCCcttgtgtgtgaaggagcgctatcacagctccttccttcctgcagctgtcaagactccacaaccagcactgctcccagtaccCAGCTCCCATACACACCAACAACTGACAAAAcctgcactttactgtacacTGACTGTgtaatatcattattactactcaggtgtgattcatactgtgcaatattttcaggtggaatttcatttcattctcactgtgcaatatcatttttctacttgtgcaattttgttaatagtctgtttattgtcaatactgtatatactgctcctattttgaTATTTCCTTATAGTTAATTGTTCATatttagtttcactttgtttagctcttttttttactgtgttagctgatgcttcctgttttctgcactatcccctttgctgttGTACACTGCAAATTGTCCCCACtatgggactaataaaggaatatctcatcttatctcttaaagtcactcacatccttacgctggccccattttttctgcttccaatacgacgttcaaaatgttcacttgctgtctaatatatcccccccactgccaggtgccatggtaaccagataatcaatgttattcacttcacctgtcagtggtcctaatgttatggctgatcggtgtatatgttttactgtttttttccacttcatctGCAACATTTGactgaaaaatataaaagctCAAAACAGCAGACATGGTGGAAGCTGCACTACAGGGCATCAGACAGTGATGGGCTTCAGTCACGGAGTCCTGCATGTAAACATCAGCATCTATGAACTAATTAGAAGGTTTGCGCCTGCTGACACAGTGTGTTCATTCATTccctgtgtgcgtgtgcgtgtgcgtgtgcgtgtgcgtgtgcgtgtgcgtgtgcgtacTCTATATCATCACTGACAGCTTTGCTGGAGGCATAAACACCACAGCATCTATCTCTGCCATGGCAGCTGAGAGCTAATAGTCCTTGTTAAAAAGAAAGCATGTTTTCTGTTGGAAAgttgtcccagtttatttccggcaAAGAGTCTAAAAGCAAAGAAGCgaaactccagtgttttttggcaacagccgctgccgccattttggactgaaaacgctcaatatatataatatatattatatataatatatataatatatattatatataatatattatatataatatataatatatatatataatatataatatatattatatatatatattatatataaatattatatataatatatatatattatatatatatatatattatatataatatatttgttttaattctgtACACACTTTTAGGCGGACAttttactggcgtccagtagtcgctttcagtccaaaaatggcggaagcgtagctttgctgctgggcactgatgttgcaatgaaacgaacaattgactttcacttcttggcaatatacgctCTTtgtttccggttgcagtgtatgtgaatgacatcagctgacaggaagtaaacatggacccaagctgttgcatagcaacgcaattccgttgtaATTAAAGTTATTGTATtatgatattgtgatattgtgaAAATTATTGTAAGTTATTAAAGTTATTGTGATTAAAGTTATTGTAGGTCACTGTGGATAACACTATCATGTTAAGGCATAACAtgtaaaaactgtgaaaatactgtatacttgccaacagaaattgattttttttggttaCAGTGGGAGTAAGGTCAGTATTTCCAGCACAAATATAGAACACACCAGAGCAGGACGTCGCTGTGCCGAGTAACCACGCTGCTGCCTCCTGCCATCGCAACAACATTACAGCTGGCATGCAGTGAAGCACAGAAATACTATCTCGTCCTCTCTTcctatctctctttctgtctctcataTTTATGTGCACACACTCATGCGGTCACACACAGATGTTAGTCATCATGGTCTCATTATGAGTGGGCCAGGCGGAGAGCCCCGAGGCCCAGCGATCCACAGATACACTCATTACGGCAGAGAGATAAGAGACGGACTACAACCAACATCCTCATTATGGACTGTATGGCAGAAGTCCTGCTTCATCTACACAGTAGCTGAAGGCTCCAATATCAGACTCATGGAGTTTATTAAACCCTGGCCTCAAATCAGCTGTACCACTGAAAACACAGCCTTCGTCTCTTGTTCCTTTGACTCATTCTCATCACCAAtctgactgtgtgtgcgtgtgtgtgtgtgtgcgtgcgtgcgtgcgtgcgtgctggGGAGAAGAAGGGTCGAGCTTCACACAGGAGCTCTTCAGCAGAGTGGAGGTCCGAGCCTCAGGCTTTTAAGATAAATATAGTAAGGCACTTTGAGTCTATGCTATCTACTGATGCGTGTTATTGACTTAGTGTGTGAATGCATACGTTACGTGTGTACTTTCATGAACACAGTGGGGTTGGGGGTGGGGTGGAAGGTTGAAACTTTGTGTGATTTTACACCTCGAGGCATCTCTACAGTACTCTGTTGCATAGTGTATGGTTGTAACAGCACAGCACTCAGCTGTGCAGCACATGCAGCTTTTGTTCAGATCTGCTGTAAATATGATGTGGTGCAGCTTGACCCCGCTGACCCCGTCctctccagcacacacacacacatacacacacacagtggattACTGCACTGCTCTCTTACACAATGCAGTGTTTACGTGACAGATTAAGAGCACCACTCTGATCTTACTCATGGATCTCTCCCCACAGCTCTAGCTCGATATCGTCTGCAATACTGCAACTTTCAGGTTGCCAACTGAGGTCATTTCTAGGGCTGTTGCTGAGAAGGCATTTCCCCTGCGGTGACAATGATCGGCCTTATAgccttttctttttgcaacagACTTCACTTATCCTGACACAGGTACGTTGTTGCTTTTTAACTGACAAAGATGACTAACTAAAGAAaaacttgtttattgttaaatgcagaacacagaagggcagtGGGGTGCAGCGTTCTTTCAGCTGAGACTgtttggttgcgtctggttgctaagATACAGAATATccgcagaagtaaaaatgtcggcCCAGTAGAGGCTTCGTCCGAAATGGCATACTATGTACTACATAAataggtgtactatcgttcaacatacttttgtgtgaataaacagtagtatgtatcttttcggccGCACTGAACTGTTATTTGAaactccttgccggttggagatgtgtaaccatggtaacacgTGCCAATCTCATATGACCAAAACATCGGTTTGTGATAACCAAATTCtgcattaatttaaaatatatattatgcatagcaaagtgaaatcttatacttagaTTTAAATTAAAGCGTATTGAGGTTACAGAGCTGTTCgtcaacgtccgttatgaacgttgtcgtccctaccgcattgcattgtgggatatttatgccaccgtagtatccagcgttgcatactgtaatatttcaccagaaatagtatgcaattcgtgTTCTCTTGGTTccatactaaggttttggacatactcaaatatctcacatactgttttagcgtactaaatagcatgttaataTGGAAGTTTGGACACAACCAGAGATCTTGCTCCaaagagggtgaaaagaaggAGATGTCATGCGTCATCATCACATCATATTATTGGGGTACATTATTGGTTGtatcgccgaaattgagccaatagcaacgcatgaacgcagctccagttacactgcacatacACCATAGCTAAatacccgtgtcccagcctctttcaataagttttgacttgctctggatgaagggaaggcaagtagggagagaggacgaaCCCGCCGGTCTATGTACTGTATGCGTATTCATTTTCTCcctcattgttgttgttgttcagcacttgtagcctacatgtaggaaTGTGACGGTTGGTCATTGTGGTATTTGTCCGGCCCCTCCTCCTTTGTGATTGGATGGCAGGTAAAAGTGAGCGCGTTTTACCCAAAGCTGAACATTTTTTTGACTCTTggtgaccagaaaaaaaaaaaagaaaacttgcaGTGCTCAGCGCAAAATCGACTCAGCTCCTCCGCCTCGTCCATGCTGCTGCCGTTTGTAGCAAAGCGTTAAATACATGGCGCTCCCATTGCCGGTTACTCACCATCCCCTGCGGTTTGACTTGTCTATTGACTTCTTCTGACAAGTCAATAGACAAGGTACTGCATATATATTGTGGTTATTGCACAGCCCTAGTCATTTCTACAGGTTAAATGAGTTCAACTGTGTCTAGTGCTGCAAAGTAATTAAACCAAATGTCATCACCCATTCTACAATTAGTAAACAGGAGCAGTGAAGTCCAAAGTCTTCTGGCTGAGATCCAGATATAGCGATTAAGTCAAAAACTACCAGAGACAGCAATTCAAGAGAGGCTACATAATACTGAATGGCCATTGTAAGGTATGACTTGGAcatgacaaaacaacacacaagaTAATAGTCCGCACACCTGCAAcactctttccctctctgctctATCACAATCAAAAGCCACTTTGAACATGCAATGGTGAAAGCGGATGTGCTAAGGCATGCTCTCATTGGGAGGTGATACCTGGCTGAAAGGAACAgagaacaacagagagagagagctgtttgaattaTTAACAGCTCTATCAGATGAGATGCAGTGGGTGTACTGATGCTGGAGGCTACTGGAGCTATGTGAAGCAAGCTACTGAAGACAAGCAGCATGAGAGTTAGCACTAGATTGTCTCATATATgactgtgagagtgtgtgtggtgtgtgtgtgtgtgtatgtgtgtgtgtgtgtgtgtgagctttgTGTTGGACATTGTGTTTAAATGCACACAATGTATCTGGTCGCATTCAGGACACACAATCTCACTGAGCATCCTGCTCTCTAATGTCTCTGTGTTCAAACACATCTGGCAGTTATCAGCCTTCTAGCAGCTGTTACCTCCTGCTCTGTCTTCTAGCTTCCTTGCAAAAGTCCTAGTTGTATATTGAATGTGTACAAACATCTGTGCAAACTGTGATGAAcgtatgaatgaataaatgcatcAGTATCTCAGTGCCTCTAAGTGACTTAATATGGGTTTCTAAAACTGTCGTGAAGGTTCATCTGGGTGTTTCTGGATTATGGGATATCACAGCAACACCAAAATGTTATATTGCAATAATTACATACACAACAATATACCGTTTACATGTGTAATAAatcgggctgtcaatcaattcaaatatttaatcatgattaatcgcataattgtctatagttaatcatgattaatcccaaattaatcgcacattttccatctgttcaaaatgtaccttaaaagggagatttgtcaagtatttaatactcttatcaacatgggagtgggcatatggttgcttaatgcaaatgtacatattcaacacaatgacaaatattgtccaaaaacccttacaggtactgcatttacaggcgacaacagctgtcagtgtgtcagtgtgctgactttctGACCttctgattatcataaagtgggcatgtctgtaaaggggagactcgtgggtacccatagaacccattttcattcacatatcttgaggtcagaggtcaagggaccacttgaaaatgaccatgccagtttttcctcgccaaaatgtagcgtaactttgggGCCTCCTTCACGCAttcagctagtatgacatggtccttaagttttctagtttcatatgatgccagtatcttcagtagGTTTAATAAttagcccactacaacctaaagatcacaagttgcattaatgcgttaaagagtttagtgccgttaaaatgaatttgcgttagcAAAATTATGgcgataactttgacagccctagtaatgaCCATATCATGTTAGACACTCTAAATGCAATTACAGGTGTTACATGTATGGgttgcaaattaatctcacatttccTATAAATGAAGTTTCCTTCTGTCAAAAGGAGATTTTGACTTGTTCTAAATCTACACTGTGCATCTGTTTTACAGAAGGTGAGATCTGATGATGGCGCCAGATGACAGCAAATATGCATGCAAACAAGCTTAGCTATTATTATCCTATAACAAAGAAACTAAATATACTTATTGTATAATACTATTTGCAAGTAAAAAACATGTTCTGTTCAGTGCCCAAAGCAGAGGTACCCAAAATATACCAGGACTTATTAGTAAAGACCAGTACAGGCTGCACATTTTAATGGTTTCTGTTCATTATAATGCACAGCTTGTTTAGCATTACAGAGTCAGAGTATAGTACCTGGTAGGGGCAGGGGATGTGGTAGTCTCTACACTTCTCTTGGACCCAGGTTGTCTCCCAGATGGTTCGGTAGCTGTTCTCATAAAGGTAGCAGGCCAGAACGGCCAGCAGAGGGACCAGGTAGAGCACGGAGAACACGCCGATGCGAATCATGAACTTCACCAGCTTCTCCTGGTTCTCCTTCTCCAGTGGGATCTCCATGCGGACTCGGTTTAGTGCTGCTATGCCTGCCAGCAGCAGTGCCACACCAACCTAGGATGATatgacagagggagggagtTATGGTTTCCAGCTGTCTCGTAGAACAGACATAACCATAATCACAAAGCAAAACTTTTAGAAACAACTTCCAGGAACTGCTTCCTATTAAGATGAAGGTTGAAGTTGTGAGATATCAGTATTAAAAATATCTGATATTTAGATACCACTGTATGTTTTGACAATATCTCTTGTTCTGTAATACTCTTCCTCACCACTACGTCCAATCCCAGTGGGGCCAGCAGGAACCAACGCAGGGCCGTCAAGTTGTACAGCCCCACAAAGCAGACCCCGGCTGACACTGTCCCCCTCGATCTTGTTCATGGCGAGCAGAGTGACTGTGAGGACACCGGGGATGCCCCAGGCACAGGCGTGGAAAGAGGAGGGCCTTCTTCTCTATTGCCTCACTGCCCCACTTGGGAACAGCAGCCAGGAACCAGGTGATGGTCAGAATGACCCACCAGACACTGCCAGCCATGGTGAAGAAATACAGCACCATGAAGAGAAGGGTGCAGGCCTGGGACAGAAAGACAAAATGTACAGGTGGAGGATTGATATCAGTATCTAGGCAGTAGGAAAATACACAGTGAAGGAAAGATGTTCTTACCTTATTATGGGAGCCTTGGGTCACTGTTGAAGCCCTAAACCTCCCAGGACTCGCTGCGTTACAGGAAACTTTGTCTTCCAACAGAAACCCCAGGAAGAACACCAGGGACACCATCATGTAGCACACAGCATAGAATATGATCGGACGCTCCGGGTAGCGGAAACGGGACACGTCGATGAGGAAAGTCAGGAAGGTGAAGAGggtggcagacagacagacgatgGACACCACCCCGATGAAGTAGCGGGCGAACGTTAGCTCCTCACGCGTGAAGTACATGTTGGAACAGGGGGGAGAGCAGTCGCGGACCCCCATGAAGGAGTAGCCGAGCTCGGGGTCCATTTTAAGTTCTCTTGGACACCAGAAGCCATAGTCCCGCTGGACGGAGATGGGGGATTCAGTTGTGTCTGAGCTGGACAGGAGGTCTACAGGACGGGGGTAGGGCTCGTCACAGTCTGGGAACCTGAGAGGAGATCAGAGATGATGATCTCAGGGtcattatatacattattagAACATTATGTTACAGCCAACCAGTTTCTAAAGCATTTCATGGCTTTTTAAGAGTGATAAATACATGTTTCTACCTTCCAGGCAGCTGGTGATTACAGGTCATATCAGTGCAGTGAAGAAATTAAACTTGCAAGAGACTTTTCAGAGACAGATAATCCAACCATGTGAGTCTTTGTTTTCTGAGTTGCATCATCACTGCGTTGTCTGAATATCTTTTGCAAGTATTCCTGggtatttttgtctttattgaACAGGCAAATATTAAAAAGCTG is drawn from Sebastes umbrosus isolate fSebUmb1 chromosome 18, fSebUmb1.pri, whole genome shotgun sequence and contains these coding sequences:
- the fzd3a gene encoding LOW QUALITY PROTEIN: frizzled-3a (The sequence of the model RefSeq protein was modified relative to this genomic sequence to represent the inferred CDS: deleted 2 bases in 2 codons) codes for the protein MDLLWVLSVSMLTACVAIPMDAAEGSHSLFTCEPITLRMCQGLPYNSTYMPNILNHYDQQTAALAMEPFHPMVNLQCSPELRMFLCALYAPVCTEYGRMTLPCRRLCLQAKSDCYKLMDMFGISWPQEMDCNRFPDCDEPYPRPVDLLSSSDTTESPISVQRDYGFWCPRELKMDPELGYSFMGVRDCSPPCSNMYFTREELTFARYFIGVVSIVCLSATLFTFLTFLIDVSRFRYPERPIIFYAVCYMMVSLVFFLGFLLEDKVSCNAASPGRFRASTVTQGSHNKACTLLFMVLYFFTMAGSVWWVILTITWFLAAVPKWGSEAIEKKALLFHACAWGIPGVLTVTLLAMNKIEGDSVSGVCFVGLYNLTALRWFLLAPLGLDVVVGVALLLAGIAALNRVRMEIPLEKENQEKLVKFMIRIGVFSVLYLVPLLAVLACYLYENSYRTIWETTWVQEKCRDYHIPCPYQVERTSRPDLALFLIKYVMMLIVGIPSVFWVGSKKTCFEWASFFHGKRRKDAMVNESRQVLQEPDFAQLLLRDPNTPIVRKSRGTSTQGTSTHASSTHLAMLDEPPSASTSRAGSVRSARSKMSSYHGSLHRSRDGRYTASSFRATDDRLPYGSMSRLNDQSQSKHCSTNRLDSLSRHGSTQRLESQSRHSSVRDLTSTAQAVLGVPGNGIHRVLEEDGATA